Genomic segment of Citrus sinensis cultivar Valencia sweet orange chromosome 7, DVS_A1.0, whole genome shotgun sequence:
gaaatactttttagaattaattaaattttttgaaattccattgctttttttcataattttaaatttaattttttaattaattataattattaataatatcagACAACtatcaaagataaaatggtACGATcagtaaaaaaattgacattcaCAAGAGTTTAAATgcattttgaaatattaagaaGGTTAAGTCAAACAATAGAATAATTTCTTTCCCTCTCCTTATATTTTCTAATGAGAAAATGAAGTACAGAGAAAATAAGTTGAGAATCTTTTTACGgtcttgattttatttttgggtgtCTTTAAGTAAAGCATGAGATCCCACTCTCTATTAAGTTGCTTTGTTTGTCCCcgtaaggttttttttttcgaaagGACTATCTCGATTTCCCTTTCCCTTTTGCTAAGCTAAAAGTTAAACAGTGTCCTTCATGTTGGTTGAACCAAATCTTGCATACTTGATCTAAGAACAAgttcttaatttcttattttctaatttaattaattaatcatgatCAAAATTATCAAGGTCAAAAGCATGTTATAGTAATAATAAGTTTAAGTGCTGTTGAGTACATAAAGGCACCAGGTCGGCCATGCTACTGGTTCCGCCCCGGCACGGATCTTTTCAGCTATATGGTACGAGCAGAACACGGGGTTAAACAGGAGCCGACCCGAGATGAATGCGACCAGGAAAACATACCGACTAGAAGTATACGCCGAGCCGATACTCATCCCCAGGAAAGCGGGAACACGATCTCACAAAATCACGGTAGTTGCGCTTCTCCCAGAACGGTTGAAGGACACGCGAGATccacgtttgcccacaatCTAACAGTTAGAGTCCCATGAGGGGCTACCACCACCCGAAAAAGGAGGGATAAGGGGCAAACGGAAAACGTGGGACAAAGGGCGgctataaaagagaaagacatcGAAGAAGACAGGGACAGAAAAACTGAGAGAGGGGaaacgctgccaaattgcaaccaggccatttccttacaaatttcttaaatcCATATTACactgttttcccgtaaacaccttgtgctaacttaggcatcggagggtttacgccggcaaaaccaccggcgtctctgatccgttTTTGCTGAACGCAGGTCTAGTGAGAGAGGGAAGGGCGATTCCAACCCCAGTGGTTCGAGTGACAGTTGATAACACAAACGTTGGTGACAGAATCTGGTCGGTCCAAgggcgagcagatttcagcatcaacattttagcgccgtctgtggggagctgaATAAAAAGCTACCACCAAATTAGTAAGTACCGAAGAAGCAGCGAGCAATTGGATATGGATGCGTCAAGAAAGGATACTTTAAGGGAGGACAATGAAACGGTGGAGACAATTACTCTCCGGGAGATTGCAAATGAAGCCCGAGAGAGGATGATGCAAGATAGACTGGAGCGgatggagaaacaaatggagacTCTCGCGGCCGTATTGTTTGAGCTGAGGGACGAGCGGAGAAGGGATTGTGAAACCCCCGTGGGAAGAGATGGAATTGGAGCAGAACCCAGCCTCGGGGGGCGTAGGGTCGGGGAAATCCCTCCGCCCGCAGACCAACCTAACGGAGTGCATCCCCACCGAAGTACTGGTCGGGTCCCAGGGGAATACGTGGATGAAGGGAGAGACCAAACTCGCCCCGAACGGGTACTGAAAATAAATGGCCGAGGGGCCAGTGTTGATGAGGGAGAGCTCAGACAGCGGTTGCAGAACGTCGAGCAGGAGCGTGATCAGATAGCTGCACGTGATCCTGATCGTGTTGTAGAATTGGAGGGGGAGGTGCGCAGATTGGCGCAGGTGATAGAGGAGATGCAGGGCAAGAGGAAACCCCCGagctggaggataatgctagaTGAAGAATCCCCGTTATCAATTGAGATCATGAGCACCATAATCCCAAGAGATTTCCGCTTCCCTGACCTTAAATACTCCGGGCGAAGTGACCCGTTGGTGCACATTGAGCGTTTCAACGACATGACGGGTGTGCAGGGGCTGACACCAGCTCAGAGATGCAGGGTGTTCCCGTTGACACTAGAGGGACGAGCCCGAGAATGGTACCGCAAGCTGCCCCGAGGAGGAATAAAGGGGTATGAACAGATGTGCCAGGAGTTGGCCGAGCAGTTCCGAGGGGCGGTGGCCCCAGaggatgacatgatggagctgaTGGGGATGAAGCAGGAGGAGCATGAATCCCTTTGCGATTTCGTAAAACGATATCACCGAGCTGTGCTGGATTTGGGAGCTTTTAATCACCCGCAGGCGTTGAGGGGATTAAAAGAAGGTGTAAGAATCGGCCGGTTGTGGTATAACTTAAGAAGCCCCCTCGTACAGAATTACTCGTCGGGGTATGAGCAGGCGAAACGAGATATAGAAATCGAAGAGGAAAAATCAGCAAGAATTAAAAGTGAACAGCTGGAAGAGCTGAGGCGAAGAGAACGAAGAGCCCCGAAAGGGAGCGGGTCGGGAAAGCGAACTGGAGAATCTTCGGGGATGGGCGGAATATCAGCTCGGTCTCGCCCTTACCCCATAGCTCAGAGAGCACAACAGTTCCAACACAGCCGGGCTCAACCTCCGCGCCCCCCGATCCCAGAGCGGCAGTGAGAATTCAGGCAGGTGACTGCCCACCCTTACCACCGCACTCCCAGAGAGGTAAACGCGACCAATTACAGGTCTGGCCGACCAGAGCAGTTACCGGCTATACCAGCCCGAAGTGACATCCATGATAGCCGAGCAGTTCAGTTGGTTGACCAGAGCGCGGCATATAGACGATATACTCCATTAAAAATCTCCATGGAGGAACTATATGAAAGGATCGAGGGACGAGGACTGCTATATACTCCGACCCCTATAACGAAACCCGCTCACCAGCGTGATAAGAGCAGGTTCTGCAAATTCCACAACACTCACGGTCATACTATCAGCCAATGCCGTGACCTAAGGATTCAGGTGGAGGATTTAGTGAGGAACCAGTACTTGGATGAGTACGTAGATGGAGTGTCCCCCGTCAGTGAGTCGCAATATGCACAGGATGAAGGAGTTGAAAGGGGTTTGGAACGAGAACAGCCGACTATCCAAGTTATAGCAGGAGGGCCAACATTGGCCGGGGATTCAAACAGAGCACGGAAGAACTATGGGAGGTATGCCGTGACTGGCAGAGAGGTGCTTCTAAATTTGCCAGCAGCCAAGAAGGCAAGAGTGCGGCGAGTTCCCATCATGTGGACGGAGGATGACGAAGAGGGCATTTTGTATCCTCATGAGGATGCACTGGTGATTAAAGCATTGGTTGCTAGCACAGAATTGAGGCGAATACTGGTGGATACGGGCAGCTCAGTCGATATTCTGTTTAAGTCGGCCCTAGATGATATGAGGATTTCAGATTTAAAGCTAGAGCGGACAAACACATCATTAAAGGGATTTGGAGGTTGACGATTAACTCCCATGGGGTCCATTGAACTCCCAATTACTGTGGGGACAAAGCCCTTTGAAAGAACGATGATGCTGGACTTTGTCGTGGTAGAGGAAAGAagtccttaccagatgatatTGGGGAGACCCTTCATGAGGACAAGCCAATGTGTAATGTCCACGCATTATCTGGCGTTGAAATACAGAATAAATGGAGTTGTGGGTGTAGTAAAGGGCGACCAGAGAATGGCCAGGAGCTGCTATGCTACAGCGGCCAAGGAAACGCTGCAGGTTACCTCTCTAGATAACCGAGGAGATTCAAGAAATGGTCGCCAGGAACCTGTTGAGAAGCTGGAGGAAGTTGTTATAAGCAGGAGTGACCCTAGCAGAGTTGTTAAGGTCGGATCAGAATTGGGCGAAGCAATAAAGGCCGAGCTGGTGAAGTGTCTATAGTCCCATGCAGACATATTTGCCTGGTCTCATGAGGATATGCCAGGTATTGACCGCGGGATAGCTTGTCACAAGCTGGCGGTTAAGAAAGGGGCAAGGCCAGTGAGGCAGAAAATGAGGTGCTTTAACCATGAAaggtacgaggccataaatgCCGAGGTGGAAAAGCTGCTGAAAGCAGGATTTATAAGGGAAGCTAAGTACCCGGAGTGGATTTCCAATGTGGTATTAGTAAAGAAGGCCAATGGGAAGTGGAGAATGTGTGTAGACTTCACGGACCTCAATAAGGCATGCCCGAAGGACAGCTTTCCCCTACCAAAAATAGATCAGCTGGTGGACTCAACCGCGGGTCATAGTCTGCTCAGTTTCATGGATGCCTTCTCCGGATACAACCAGATACCCATGAacgagcaggatgaggaaAGCACCACATTTATAACTAACATGGATTTGTTTTGTTACAGGGTGATGCCCTTTGGCCTGAAAAATGCAGGAGCTACCTATCAGAGGTTAGTGAACAAGGTCTTCAAACCATTGATCGGTCGCACTATGGAAGTATATGTGGACGATATGATCACCAAGTCAAGAGAACCGAAAGACCATGTGAAGCACTTGGAAGAGACTTTCGAATTGCTGAGGAGGTACAAAATGAAGCTGAACCCGGAGAAATGTGCATTTGGGGTCAGCTCAGACAAATTTTTGGGATACCTGGTGAGCCATCGAGGTATTGAAGCCAACCCAGAAAAGATACAGGCGGTGATAGAAATGAGGTCCCCATGAACAGTTAAGGAGGTGCAGAGCCTTACGGGAAAGTTGACAGCATTGAACCGATTCATTTCGCGAGCCACTGATAAATGTCACCCTTTCTTCCAAGTCATAAAGAAAGGGAAGAAGATGGAATGGACACCAGAATGCGAGGGGGCATTTGGACAGCTGAAGGAATATCTAGCCCGCGCCCCGTTACTATCAACTCCGAGAGAGGGTGACCAGCTGCTCTTATACTTGGCAATCTCTAAGCAGGCTACTAGCTCGGTCTTAGTCAGGGAAGTAGAAGGGAAGCAACACCCGGTATACTACACAAGCAAGGCCCTGGTGGACGCAGAAACCAGATATCCACTAATGGAGAAGTGGGCGCTGGCTTTAATAACGGCAGCACGCAAACTCCGACCATACTTCCAAGCCCACCAGATCGTTGTGATGACTGACTAGCCACTTCGGCAAGTACTTCAAAAACCAGATGCGTCTGGTCGGTTAGTAAAATGGTCCGTGGAGCTGAGCGAATTTGACCTGTCCTACAGGCCCCGAGGAGCAATCAATGCCCAAGCCCTGGTAGATTTTATGGTGGACCGTGTTGAACCGGGGGAAAAGGTCCAAGAGGAGCAACCGGTAGAGCAAGAGGATTCAAAGGAGATATGGCTGGTAATGGTTGACGGATCATGTAGTGAGCAAGGATCCGGAGCAGGAGTTGTAATACGGAGCCCAGAGGGAACCGAGATAACATATGCGGTGAAGTTCGAATTTCAGCTCACAAACAACCAAGCTGAATATGAGGCCTTTATCACCGGGCTCGGACTTGCACATGCTCTAAGAGCAGAGAGGGTAGAAATCCGAGCAGATTCCCAACTGGTGTGTAATCAGCTCAATGATCAGTTCCAAACAAGGGGAGAGAAGATGGGTCTTTATTTAAAGAAGGCCAAGCAGATGGTTGGGCTTTTCCAAGCAGTGGAGGTAAAGCAGATATCCCGGAATGAGAATTTTCGAGCCGATATGTTGGCTAGGATGGCAGCCTTGGCAGATTCCAAATTACCGAAGTCAGTTCCACTAGAGGTAAGGACCTCACCAAGTATTGAGGAAGAAGCAGAGGTGATGAGAGTAAGTATTGGAGAATCCTGGATGGACCCGATTCGCGCATATGTCCGCGATGGAGTTTTACCAGAGGACAAAAGGcaagcaagaaaattaaaatgccgAGCAGCAAGGTATACGCTACTGGATGGAGTGCTGTACCACCGAGGGTTCACCTTGCCCCTTTTGAGATGtttggatgatgaggaggcGGATTATGTGCTGAGAGAGATTCATGAGGGAATATGCGGCAATCACTCGGGAGCAAGAACTTTAGCCTTCAAGGCACTCCGGCAAGGATACTTCTGGCCAACCATGCACCAGGATGCCAAAAGGATGGCCAAGAATTGTAAAACATGCCAAAGCTTCTCCGAGGTTCCTGCACAACCACCGGAGAAACTGACGGCTATGACATCCCCATGGCCTTTCGCTCAATGGGGAATCGACTTGATTGGTCCATTACCTAAGGGAAGAGGAGCGGCGACACATGCAATCGTGGCAATAGACTACTTCACCAAGTGGGTGGAAGCAGGAGTCCTCAGCCAGATCACAGAGAGGAAGACAACagattttatttggaaaaacaTTATCTGCAGATATGGGATCCCCTACGCCATCATCACAGACAATGGGAGGCAATTTGACAATGGCAACTTCAGGAAATTTTGCCGAAACCTGGGGGTGGACTTGAAGTTCTGCACCCCCGCACACCCCCAGGCAAACGGGCAAgtggaagcagccaacaaggtGATAAAGAAGCTCCTAAAGACTAGATTGGGGGAGAAGAAGGGAGCTTGGGTTGACGAGCTACCAGGGGTACTGTGGGCCTACAGGACAACTCACAAAACCGCCACAGGAGAAACACCGCTCGCTTTAGCTTTTGGTCATGAGGCGGTAATCCCAGCAGAGATTGGAGTGGGGACACATAGAACGGAACATTTCGTTGAGGAGCAAAATGACGAGCAGATCTGCTTAAGCCTAGACCTGTTGGAGGAGAAAAGGAAAGGGGCCTCGCAGAAAGTGGCCCAATGTCAGCAAAGGGTCATGCGTTATTACAATAAGAATGTACGCGTGAGGCAGTTCCGAGCAGGAGATTGGGTACTTAAGAAGGTGAACCAGAACACCAGGAATCCTAACCATGGCGCTCTTGGCCCAAAGTGGGAAGGCCCATACCGAGTAATACGAGCCACTGGACCAAAAGCATATAAATTAGCGTGCCAAGACGGACGAGACGTGAAGAGGTCATGGAACGCCAAACACCTGAAGAAGTATTTCTAGTAAGCAAAATGCTCTATTAAATCCTCACTCTGACAAGTTATTTATGTTACAATGCCTGATGGCCTGTCgcacatacatatattatatgtTCTTGTAAtacattcaaatttcaataaagatgaattcagcATAAAATCCCCCTACTAGCaagatcaataaaaatttcactAAGACAAGTGCCACTTCTACTCGGTcaacgaagaccagcagctaaattcTCGAAAGTTCACTAAGGTAAATGAGTGCCTGTTTCagctcggtcaacgaagaccagcagctaaagcttcgaaaattctactaaggcaacaaagtgcctgtttctgctcggtcaacgaagaccagcagctaaagcttcgaaaattctactaaggcaacagagtgcctgtttctgctcggtcaacgaagaccagcagctaaagcttcgaaaattctactaaggcaaatgagtgcctgtttctgctcggtcaacgaagaccagcagctaaaacttcgaaaattctactaaggcaacagagtgcctgtttctgcttggtcaacgaagaccagcagctaaagcttcgaaaattctactaaggcaacagagtgcctgtttctgctcggtcaaggaagaccagcagctaaaacttcaaaaattctactaaggcaacagagtgcctgtttctgctcggtcaacgaagaccagcagctaaagcttcgaaaattctactaaggcaacaaagtgcctgtttctgctcggtcaacgaagaccagcagctaaagcttcgaaaattctactaaggcaacagagtgtctgtttctgctcggtcaacgaagaccagcagctaaagcttcgaaaattctactaaggcaacaaagtgcctgtttctgctcggtcaacgaagaccagcagttaaagcttcgaaaattctactaaggcaacagagtgcctgtttctgctcggtcaacgaagaccagcagctaaagcttcgaaaattctactaaggcaacaaagtgcctgtttctgctcggtcaacgaagaccagcagctaaagcttcgaaaattctactaaggcaacagagtgcctgtttctgctcggtcaacgaagaccagcagctaaagcttcgaaaattctactaaggcaaatgagtgcctgtttctgctcggtcaacgaagacCAGTAGCTAAAACttcgaaaattctactaaggcaacagagtgcctgtttctgctcggtcaacgaagaccagcagctaaaacttcgaaaattctactaaggcaacagagtgcctgtttctgctcggtcaaggaagaccagcagctaaaacttcaaaaattctactaaggcaacagagtgcctgtttctgctcggtcaacgaagaccagcagctaaagcttcgaaaattctactaaggcaacaaagtgcctgtttctgctcggtcaacgaagaccagcagctaaagcttcgaaaattctactaaggcaacagagtgtctgtttctgctcggtcaacgaagaccagcagctaaagcttcgaaaattctactaaggcaacaaagtgcctgtttctgctcggtcaacgaagaccagcagttaaagctttgaaaattctactaaggcaacagagtgcctgtttctgctcggtcaacgaagaccagcagctaaagcttcgaaaattctactaaggcaacagAGTGCCTGttcctgctcggtcaacgaaagaccagcagctaattctGCGAGAagtttactaaggcaagtaaatACCTACACCTACTCGGTCCACTAAGGAACCAGCAGGCAAGATCAGATAAGTTGTGCAATTATTTTGCAGAAACAGTCTATGAGTAGACATTAGACAAGGGACCCAATAAAGAGCatctgaaaatttattaatgttcaGTTGGTTACAAAACTAATGAAAATCTAAAGTCTATACAAAAATAGACCTAAGGATTAAGAGGGTCAACGGCTTCAGCAGGTGAAGGATCAGTTGTCCCAGGAGGTGGAGGATCAGCAATACTGGGAGGAGGCGGCATGGATCCTTGTCCCATTTTAAAAGCACGTCCCCCAGCTCCCCCCTCCTGCACCTCATCTAAAGGAGCCTCCACCTGATTCTGCTCACCTTGCTCCTTATCTCCCTGGCAGACCCCAGCCATGTACCTCTCCACTCCAGCCTCCAGCTTGCTCATGTCCAGCTCGAGATATTCTTCCTTAAGCACAGACATGATGCACTTATAGGAGAAGGCAACCCCAGAGTCATACTCGGCATCCAGCCGATCGTCCACATCAGCGGATTTGCCTTTCTCCTCAGCCAGCTGCTCGCCCAAGGATTTGATTTCCCCCTCAAGGGCAGCCCTCAGAGTATCCCTTTCAATTTGAGTAGCCTGAAGATCAGATCTCAGGTCACCCAACTCGCCCTCAAGCTTGGAGGAAGTGGACTCAGCAACAGCAACTTTCTCCTCAAGCTCCGTAAGCTGTTTGTTCAGCTCGGCTAGTTTCTCCTTGGAGCGGTCAGCagattcaactttttttttcaactcttGGTTATCAGCCTGGAGCTTCTTCTCATGACGAGCGGACCAGGTCTTGTAGCACGTGACCATTGTGGCCAGCCTGAAGGAGACTCTCTGAACAGAAGCGGCCAACTCGGAGAGGCTCATGCTCTCGATGTCCTTCACCATCTTGGGCCCAACCTACTTTTTATAATCCTTCTGATATGGGCTCAGGTAGTCACCTTGATCCCGAGATGGAAGAGGAGAAGATCGGTCCCCAGACTGCAAGCTGACCTCAGGATTCTTGTCGGAGGTTTTCTCCCCACCACTCTTACGAGGTGGAGGAGGGGGCAGAGCAGGAACAAGCGCCTTGGAAGGACCGACGCTGGGTTTCTTCGAAGGAGGAGGAGGGTTGCTGGAGCTACTCGGGCCCCGACCACGCTTCCTGCTCATCGCGCTGAGGATCTTATTATCCATCCCGGCAGCTATGTCCACTAAGCCCGAGCCGACCAAACTTGTTGGTGACAGGAGGTCTTGGCAGGTAGACGCGTTCAAGAGAGCAATTTCCACCTGAAGCAAGGGTCGATCTTCAAGCCCTCCGACCAAACCCCATGACTCTGAAATAACAAACAAGGTTAAAGAACCCAATAAGTGGCAATTCGAAAAAGAATACAGGCAAAAAATGAACGACCTGGGGTGACAAACTGCGTTGGTAGGTAAAGATCACCACCCAACGAACGAAGTGCTGAACACCATTTTCCCccagcaaagaagaatttattCTTCCAATTCTTGCACGAGGAGGGGAAACCGGTGATTGGCTTTCTCTTCGCAGAATTGGACATGAAGTAGTACCAGCCCGCCTCCCTTGGGCTGCTTCGCAGCTGATACAAATGCTTTACTTCAACAAGGGAAGGCTCCTCCAACCCGCACCTCTCCCACAACACAAACATAGCCGATAGAACCCTCCACCCGTTCGGGTGTAGCTGACCTGGGGCCAGATGCATACCTCCCAATATCTTGGCAAAATAACGCTGAAGGGGCAGCCGAGCTCCTAGTTTAAAACTCTCTAGGTGCATCGTCACATACCCCCGCGGAGGCCGACTAGGAACGTCACCCTTCCCAGGGACTACAAGAAGAACATCGTTGGGGATGTTGTAGAGATTCCTAAGTTTAAATAGATCGGTGGGGGTGGTGGCACAAGCCATGAAATCAATAGGGTAGGAATCAGCCTCCACCCTATGGCCTAGGTTCCTTTTCTGATCAGGTCTGCTCGGTCAGGAACTGCTCCCCTCACCATCACTAACTCCTTCAGGGACCCCAACCCCACCAGAACTGTGATTCTCACCAGAGCCCGACGTAGGTCCACCTCTATTCCCTACAAGCTCTAGTTCGGGGGAAGGAGAGATAACCAAAGGGCGTGGGTATTCAAGGGTATCCCTGCCATGGGAAGGACCTACACTACTGGAGGGGCCTAAGTAATCAGTGGGTATTGGCACATTGAGGCCTGAGTCCCCTGACTCTTCATCACCCTAATCAACAATTAACTTCCTCTTCCGATTTGACATACCGGAAtccccaaaagaaaaacagagaAAACTCGAGTATATGGACACAGAGAAGGCAACACAGAACccaatcaacaacaaccagaGGAAAATGTTAAAGACTATACCTGGAATAGACTGACACTGATAGCGCTGCCGTGACAGAGAAAACACCCGGCAAATGGATACTCCGGACGCTGGAAGTGTGAGCAAAGTTCAGAGAAAATTTGGTTGACGGCGGAGAAACGAATAGCAAGATGATGATGACTCCAGTCTAGGGATTTGAAACGAAAAGGGGGAAATGGAAGCATTTAAGTGATGGGATATGCCAGTTCACCCCCCCCATATATCGAGGACGGATAGCCCgtcgtttcaaatttcaaatacgaaGAGTCTGGAGATGCCACGTCACCAACCGTTACAAGAGGCCAGGTTAGAAGTAAGCCCAGATATGCTATGGACAGGTTCACTTAGGCCCATGCTCAGGTCGGAGTCTCCTCAGTAGAGAAATGGTACATCAGGTCAGGCCCGTCTCAATAAAAAGAGGATCAGATGAGAAGCTCCCCGGGCTGGTGAGATTTGACCATCAGTTTCTACTCTTAACTCATTTCACTCGCcagaccagaaactgggggactggtGTTGAGTACATAAAGGCACCAGGTCGGCCATGCTACTGGTTCCGCCCCGGCACGAATCTTTTCAGCTATATGGTACGAGCAGAACACGGGGTTAAACAGGAGCCGACCCGAGATGAATGCGACCAGGAAAATATACCGACCAGAAGTATACGCCGAGCCGATACTCATCCCCAGGAAAGCGGGAACACGATCTCACAAAATCGCAGTAGTTGCACTTCTCCCAGAACGGTTGAAGGACACGCGAGATccacgtttgcccacaatCTAACAGTTAGAGTCCCATGAGGGGCTACCACCACCCGAAAAAGGAGGGATAAGGGGCAAACGGAAAACGTGGGACAAAGGGCGgctataaaagagaaagacatcGAAGAAGACAGGGACAGAAAAACTGAGAGAGGGGaaacgctgccaaattgcaaccaggccatttccttacaaatttcttaaatcCATATTACactgttttcccgtaaacaccttgtgctaacttaggcatcggagggtttacgccggcaaaaccaccggcgtctctaATCCGTTTTTGCTGAACGCAGGTCTAGTGAGAGAGGGAAGGGCGATTCCAACCCCAGTGGTTCGAGTGACAGTTGATAACACAAACGTTGGTGACAGAATCTGGTCGGTCCAAgggcgagcagatttcagcatcaacaagTGCTCTAGAAACAAAGAACTAACAAGTATTGTCTTCACTAAAAATTTGtagaatttcaataaattaatacttgataaattgataatctcgaatagataataatttttgtcgGTCGTGACTAGAGGCcaatgtaataaatttataattcgatgaatttataaaataataactttaaaaaaatcatattttcatATAGGATCCACttatcatattaattaatgattat
This window contains:
- the LOC107175527 gene encoding uncharacterized protein LOC107175527, translating into MVKDIESMSLSELAASVQRVSFRLATMVTCYKTWSARHEKKLQADNQELKKKVESADRSKEKLAELNKQLTELEEKVAVAESTSSKLEGELGDLRSDLQATQIERDTLRAALEGEIKSLGEQLAEEKGKSADVDDRLDAEYDSGVAFSYKCIMSVLKEEYLELDMSKLEAGVERYMAGVCQGDKEQGEQNQVEAPLDEVQEGGAGGRAFKMGQGSMPPPPSIADPPPPGTTDPSPAEAVDPLNP
- the LOC127898885 gene encoding uncharacterized protein LOC127898885, translated to MEELYERIEGRGLLYTPTPITKPAHQRDKSRFCKFHNTHGHTISQCRDLRIQVEDLVRNQYLDEYVDGVSPVSESQYAQDEGVERGLEREQPTIQVIAGGPTLAGDSNRARKNYGRYAVTGREVLLNLPAAKKARVRRVPIMWTEDDEEGILYPHEDALVIKALVASTELRRILVDTGSSVDILFKSALDDMRISDLKLERTNTSLKGFGG